One Curtobacterium sp. MCLR17_032 genomic window carries:
- a CDS encoding FAD-dependent oxidoreductase encodes MSRVVVVGGGIGGLTAAALLAHAGHRVTLLEASTELGGKSRRIHLGDDRIDTGPSLVTFPAVWDELLRRLGDGGRASDRTDDDGHLDLVRMPEVGRYYHDGEETALPVAPDHPWYPAWRRFSDLHAPLADDVTELLLADPLDRAALPALRRLLAVYGSRLTTRAYLDSLPWLPDGLREIIAIHTLNAGVSPSRTPALYASMPAIMAETGAWVPRGGVYEIVLALGRLAEAAGVEIRTGEAVSRIERGSVTTDVGHHSADLVVSALDADRLAALMAPSRVPALPRRRPRTLSCSAIAVYGVLQQELPPRIATHSVVLPTKPAALHRSLEAGDEPADTMVFVNQYRAGEVYPNARSTVGILLTAPADGGHYTVEHPFVRREVDRVSAAMGLDGPLTDLLDEQMVLDPQYYGGGGEPRGALYGAARPPWLSGPFHRPSYNDPWRPWLWRVGASVHPGGGIPAVVGGAMIAVTRLLKSNPS; translated from the coding sequence GTGAGCCGCGTCGTCGTGGTCGGCGGCGGGATCGGCGGGCTGACCGCCGCCGCGCTGCTCGCGCACGCCGGACACCGGGTGACCCTGCTCGAGGCGTCCACCGAGCTCGGCGGCAAGAGCCGTCGCATCCACCTCGGCGACGACCGCATCGACACCGGGCCGTCGCTGGTGACGTTCCCCGCGGTGTGGGACGAACTGCTGCGGCGACTCGGCGACGGCGGACGCGCGTCCGACCGCACCGACGACGACGGCCACCTCGACCTGGTGCGGATGCCGGAAGTGGGCCGGTACTACCACGACGGCGAGGAGACCGCCCTGCCGGTGGCACCCGACCACCCGTGGTACCCGGCCTGGCGACGCTTCTCCGACCTGCACGCGCCGCTCGCCGACGACGTGACCGAGCTGCTGCTCGCCGATCCGCTCGACCGGGCGGCGCTGCCGGCGCTCCGCCGCCTGCTGGCCGTCTACGGCTCGCGCCTCACCACGCGCGCGTACCTCGACAGCCTGCCGTGGCTGCCGGACGGGCTGCGCGAGATCATCGCGATCCACACGCTGAACGCGGGCGTCTCGCCGTCCCGCACCCCCGCCCTTTACGCGAGCATGCCGGCGATCATGGCGGAGACCGGGGCCTGGGTGCCGCGCGGGGGCGTGTACGAGATCGTGCTCGCGCTGGGCCGGCTTGCCGAGGCGGCCGGGGTCGAGATCCGCACCGGCGAGGCCGTCAGCCGCATCGAGCGCGGGTCGGTCACCACCGACGTCGGGCACCACTCGGCCGACCTCGTCGTCAGTGCTCTGGACGCCGACCGGCTCGCCGCCCTGATGGCTCCGTCGCGGGTCCCGGCGCTCCCCCGCCGTCGCCCGCGCACCCTCTCCTGCTCGGCCATCGCCGTGTACGGCGTGCTGCAGCAGGAACTGCCACCCCGGATCGCGACGCACAGCGTGGTGCTGCCGACGAAGCCGGCCGCACTGCACCGCAGCCTCGAGGCGGGCGACGAGCCGGCGGACACGATGGTGTTCGTCAACCAGTACCGCGCGGGCGAGGTCTACCCGAACGCGCGCAGCACCGTCGGCATCCTGCTCACCGCCCCGGCCGACGGCGGGCACTACACGGTCGAGCACCCCTTCGTGCGGCGCGAGGTCGACCGCGTCTCGGCAGCGATGGGCCTCGACGGGCCGCTCACCGACCTCCTGGACGAGCAGATGGTGCTCGATCCGCAGTACTACGGCGGTGGCGGCGAACCGCGCGGGGCGCTCTACGGGGCGGCACGTCCTCCGTGGCTGAGCGGCCCGTTCCACCGGCCCTCCTACAACGACCCCTGGCGCCCCTGGCTGTGGCGTGTCGGCGCGTCCGTGCACCCCGGCGGCGGCATCCCCGCGGTGGTGGGCGGCGCGATGATCGCGGTGACCCGGCTGCTGAAGAGCAACCCGTCCTGA
- a CDS encoding alkaline phosphatase family protein: MFRPSERRLQQGALAVMALAAVAATALAVPQSASAADNSLNTTTPIKHVVVLYDENVSFDHYFGTYPKAANTDGTPFTAAAGTPAANTLASSGTLTKNPNAYAPSRLSPAQALTCDQNHNYLPEQKAVDAGAMDKFVESTSVDTCTGLYGSPGLTMDHYDGNTTTGLWNYAQNYAMSDNAWDTGFGPSTPGALNLISGNTHGGTGVDSVTGAPVVTSTAVVGKDAAGQGTVIADPDPAFDDCSDKDHTSTSNLVKMSGKNIGDLLNAKGVTWGWFQGGFAPTTAAAGAGSFAKCDASRTNVGGTVVTDYSPHHNPFAYYASTSNPHHLAPTSDSMIGYTDRANHQYDLTAFDTALAEHRMPAVSFLKAPEAQDGHAAYSDPLDEQEFLTSKINEIEQSPEWASTAIVINYDDSDGWYDHVAPTVLNGSTDSSTDTTVCTTAATKVGVAGGYLDRCGPSQRLPYLVISPFAKQNAVDHTAIEQTSTTKFIEDNWSTGRIGDQSFDARAGSIRGMLDFAHPQQREVLLDTRTGAVSRIVSTAATPTPTPTPTRTPTGTPGSGSGSGTGTGSGTGTSPTTGTGGGTGTGTGTGGRTVADPPQTGAHANRLAYTGAQLTGVSIATIVFLLAGIGLIVLRRRQLRRRA; this comes from the coding sequence GTGTTCCGACCTTCCGAGCGACGTCTCCAACAGGGAGCGCTCGCCGTGATGGCCCTCGCGGCCGTCGCCGCGACGGCCCTCGCCGTCCCGCAGTCGGCGTCCGCCGCCGACAACTCCCTGAACACCACCACGCCGATCAAGCACGTCGTCGTGCTGTACGACGAGAACGTGTCGTTCGACCACTACTTCGGCACCTACCCGAAGGCCGCGAACACGGACGGGACGCCCTTCACCGCCGCCGCCGGGACCCCCGCCGCGAACACGCTCGCGTCGTCCGGGACGCTGACGAAGAACCCGAACGCCTACGCCCCGTCACGGTTGAGCCCGGCGCAGGCGCTCACCTGCGACCAGAACCACAACTACCTGCCGGAGCAGAAGGCCGTCGACGCCGGTGCCATGGACAAGTTCGTCGAGAGCACCTCGGTCGACACCTGCACCGGCCTGTACGGTTCGCCGGGCCTCACGATGGACCACTACGACGGCAACACGACCACCGGGCTCTGGAACTACGCCCAGAACTACGCGATGAGCGACAACGCCTGGGACACCGGCTTCGGCCCGTCCACCCCCGGTGCGCTCAACCTGATCAGCGGCAACACCCACGGTGGCACCGGCGTCGACTCGGTCACCGGAGCGCCCGTCGTCACCTCGACCGCGGTCGTCGGGAAGGACGCCGCCGGCCAGGGCACCGTCATCGCCGACCCGGACCCCGCCTTCGACGACTGCTCCGACAAGGACCACACGTCGACGTCGAACCTGGTGAAGATGTCGGGGAAGAACATCGGCGACCTGCTCAACGCGAAGGGCGTCACCTGGGGCTGGTTCCAGGGCGGCTTCGCACCGACCACGGCCGCCGCGGGAGCCGGGTCGTTCGCCAAGTGCGACGCCTCTCGGACCAACGTCGGCGGCACCGTCGTCACCGACTACTCGCCGCACCACAACCCGTTCGCCTACTACGCCTCGACGTCGAACCCGCACCACCTCGCGCCGACGAGCGACAGCATGATCGGGTACACCGACCGGGCGAACCACCAGTACGACCTGACCGCGTTCGACACCGCGCTCGCCGAGCACCGGATGCCGGCGGTCTCCTTCCTCAAGGCCCCCGAGGCCCAGGACGGCCACGCCGCGTACTCCGACCCGTTGGACGAGCAGGAGTTCTTGACATCGAAGATCAACGAGATCGAACAGTCCCCCGAGTGGGCGAGCACCGCGATCGTCATCAACTACGACGACTCGGACGGCTGGTACGACCACGTCGCGCCGACCGTCCTGAACGGGTCGACCGACTCGTCGACCGACACCACGGTCTGCACGACGGCCGCCACGAAGGTCGGCGTCGCCGGCGGCTACCTGGACCGCTGCGGTCCCTCGCAGCGCCTGCCGTACCTGGTCATCTCGCCGTTCGCCAAGCAGAACGCCGTCGACCACACCGCGATCGAGCAGACCTCGACCACGAAGTTCATCGAGGACAACTGGTCGACCGGCCGCATCGGTGACCAGTCGTTCGACGCACGCGCCGGATCGATCCGGGGCATGCTCGACTTCGCCCACCCGCAGCAGCGCGAGGTGCTGCTCGACACCAGGACCGGCGCGGTCAGCCGGATCGTGTCGACGGCTGCGACCCCGACTCCGACACCCACCCCGACGCGGACGCCGACCGGCACGCCCGGTTCCGGCAGCGGTAGCGGCACCGGCACGGGCTCCGGGACGGGTACCAGCCCGACCACGGGAACCGGGGGCGGCACCGGCACCGGCACCGGAACCGGCGGACGGACGGTCGCCGACCCGCCCCAGACCGGCGCGCACGCGAACCGGCTCGCCTATACGGGTGCGCAGCTCACCGGCGTCTCGATCGCCACGATCGTGTTCCTGCTGGCGGGCATCGGCCTGATCGTGCTGCGTCGTCGCCAGCTCCGCCGTCGCGCCTGA
- a CDS encoding metal-dependent transcriptional regulator, whose amino-acid sequence MRLPSLSTMAEDYVKLVWKASERGGDGGLATRDIAAALHVSASTVSGNLRKLDRDGLIEHTLYRGVVLTPLGQQAAVAMVRRHRLIETFLVERLGYSWDEVHTEAEALEHAVSETFLDRVDADLGHPTHDPHGDPIPSADGVVPDSPGSLLGTVDPGVCGTVERVSDDDPALLRYFDELGVGLGTHLRVEQVRDYAGVVAVSRRDAGGAEAMVDLPAAAATAIWLTPDAPH is encoded by the coding sequence ATGCGTCTGCCTTCGCTCAGCACCATGGCGGAGGACTACGTCAAGCTCGTCTGGAAGGCCTCCGAGCGCGGCGGCGACGGCGGTCTCGCCACGCGGGACATCGCCGCAGCCCTGCACGTGTCCGCCTCGACCGTGTCCGGCAACCTCCGGAAGCTCGACCGCGACGGGCTGATCGAGCACACGCTGTACCGCGGCGTGGTGCTCACCCCGCTCGGGCAGCAGGCCGCCGTCGCCATGGTCCGCCGACACCGCCTGATCGAGACGTTCCTGGTCGAGCGGCTCGGCTACTCGTGGGACGAGGTGCACACCGAGGCCGAGGCGCTCGAGCACGCGGTGTCGGAGACCTTCCTCGACCGGGTCGACGCCGACCTGGGCCACCCGACGCACGACCCACACGGCGACCCGATCCCGAGCGCGGACGGCGTCGTGCCGGACTCCCCCGGCTCGCTCCTCGGCACGGTCGACCCTGGCGTCTGCGGGACGGTCGAGCGGGTGTCCGACGACGACCCGGCGCTGCTGCGGTACTTCGACGAGCTCGGTGTCGGACTGGGGACGCACCTGCGGGTCGAGCAGGTGCGGGACTACGCGGGGGTTGTGGCGGTCTCGCGGCGTGACGCCGGCGGGGCGGAGGCGATGGTGGACCTCCCGGCCGCCGCCGCGACCGCCATCTGGCTGACCCCCGACGCCCCGCACTGA
- a CDS encoding CPBP family intramembrane glutamic endopeptidase: MQPPAVRRRRRWWPVPPSLLVGIAPLVLFATYSIVRSRPSDDYDSLGLTTDSVLHDLVLPESIVAGVMVVLVTALGWWRIATVDPTRGRPRWTLLAPVLILAVCIGRLPLVDWAGKSVDYFLLLTVGVLLVGVFEELLTRGVLLVGLRRRLPEFGVWIASCVLFGLLHFVNILAGAPVSQTVVQVVFAASFGSTLYLARRLTGNLLAPVLLHAFWDFGAIAVSASRGAGLDFFLVGLLGLASFAVLLLGVVAGALVAWRDDRAWRQGRRWRTVPAMDRTGVDGGGAGLPAGVGPVPLAR, from the coding sequence GTGCAGCCTCCCGCCGTTCGTCGCCGCAGACGGTGGTGGCCGGTCCCGCCGTCGTTGCTCGTCGGCATCGCCCCGCTGGTGCTCTTCGCGACGTACAGCATCGTCCGCTCGCGCCCGAGTGACGACTACGACTCGCTCGGCCTGACGACCGACAGTGTCCTGCACGACCTGGTGCTGCCGGAGTCGATCGTCGCCGGGGTGATGGTCGTGCTCGTCACCGCGCTCGGCTGGTGGCGGATCGCGACCGTCGACCCGACCCGCGGGCGCCCACGGTGGACGCTGCTCGCGCCGGTCCTGATCCTGGCGGTGTGCATCGGACGGCTGCCGCTGGTCGACTGGGCGGGGAAGTCGGTGGACTACTTCCTGCTCCTCACCGTCGGGGTGCTGCTCGTCGGGGTCTTCGAGGAGCTGCTGACCCGCGGTGTCCTGCTCGTCGGACTGCGGCGGCGCCTGCCCGAGTTCGGGGTGTGGATCGCGTCGTGCGTGCTGTTCGGGCTGCTGCACTTCGTCAACATCCTGGCCGGGGCGCCGGTGTCCCAGACGGTGGTGCAGGTGGTGTTCGCCGCCTCGTTCGGATCGACGCTCTACCTGGCGCGGCGGCTGACCGGCAACCTGCTCGCCCCGGTGCTGCTGCACGCGTTCTGGGACTTCGGTGCGATCGCGGTCAGTGCCTCGCGGGGCGCCGGGCTCGACTTCTTCCTCGTCGGGCTGCTCGGCCTGGCGTCGTTCGCGGTGCTGCTGCTCGGTGTGGTCGCCGGCGCGTTGGTCGCCTGGCGGGATGACCGTGCCTGGCGACAGGGGCGCCGGTGGCGGACCGTGCCCGCGATGGACCGCACCGGTGTCGACGGGGGTGGGGCGGGCCTCCCGGCCGGGGTGGGACCGGTGCCGCTCGCGCGCTGA
- a CDS encoding EfeM/EfeO family lipoprotein, with translation MSVRATTAAVVGVLGAVVAAALVATHLTPASAPTPTRYTVRVGTDTCGSGWPGDAGARSGTQTLRIENTSVAGIEVQLVDPADGAVFLDAEGLGSGAAQTYRVRLARGDYRFRCLPADGEPETGPVVHVRGATHVAGAAPGIVPVTRADLIPAAKSYGDWIEGRLPVLLADVRALDADVHAGDVAAAERDWLTGHREYEQLGAAYGAFGDDDTAIDGLPASGRTAPDDPHLTGFHRLEALLWSGAPVTRALAPADALVAAVTHLQRVFPDSRVDPLDVGLRSHEILENALQFEVTGRSDAGSHTTLATIDANIAGTEHALDPLHGILRTRYPELAETERALQSLRTEVESHRRSDGSWAALDDLDGSAREHLDAALDRALELLAPVAAICQPRRTS, from the coding sequence ATGTCTGTTCGCGCCACGACGGCCGCGGTCGTCGGCGTGCTCGGTGCCGTCGTCGCAGCCGCCCTCGTCGCCACCCACCTGACCCCGGCGAGCGCCCCGACGCCGACCCGGTACACGGTCCGGGTCGGGACCGACACGTGCGGGTCCGGCTGGCCCGGTGACGCCGGGGCCCGGTCCGGCACCCAGACCCTCCGGATCGAGAACACGTCCGTGGCGGGCATCGAGGTCCAGCTCGTCGACCCGGCCGACGGTGCGGTCTTCCTCGACGCCGAGGGCCTGGGCTCCGGCGCAGCCCAGACCTACCGCGTCCGCCTGGCCCGCGGCGACTACCGCTTCCGCTGCCTGCCCGCCGACGGTGAGCCCGAGACCGGCCCGGTGGTCCACGTGCGCGGTGCCACGCACGTGGCCGGTGCTGCGCCGGGCATCGTCCCGGTCACCCGCGCCGACCTGATCCCCGCCGCGAAGTCGTACGGCGACTGGATCGAGGGACGCCTGCCGGTCCTGCTCGCCGACGTGCGCGCGCTCGACGCGGACGTGCACGCCGGGGACGTCGCCGCGGCCGAGCGCGACTGGCTCACCGGACACCGCGAGTACGAACAGCTCGGTGCCGCCTACGGCGCGTTCGGCGACGACGACACCGCGATCGACGGCCTGCCTGCCTCCGGACGGACGGCACCCGACGACCCGCACCTGACCGGGTTCCACCGCCTGGAGGCCCTCCTCTGGTCCGGCGCACCGGTCACCCGGGCACTCGCCCCGGCCGACGCGCTGGTCGCGGCCGTCACGCACCTCCAGCGCGTCTTCCCGGACTCCCGCGTCGACCCGCTCGACGTCGGCCTGCGCTCGCACGAGATCCTCGAGAACGCGCTGCAGTTCGAGGTCACCGGGCGGTCGGACGCGGGCAGCCACACCACACTGGCGACGATCGACGCGAACATCGCCGGGACCGAGCACGCGCTCGACCCCCTGCACGGGATCCTCCGGACGCGGTACCCGGAGCTCGCCGAGACCGAGCGTGCCCTGCAGTCCCTCCGCACCGAGGTCGAGTCGCACCGGCGGTCCGACGGCAGCTGGGCGGCGCTCGACGACCTGGACGGCTCGGCGCGCGAGCACCTGGACGCCGCGCTCGACCGTGCCCTCGAACTGCTCGCCCCCGTCGCCGCCATCTGTCAACCGAGGAGGACCTCGTGA
- a CDS encoding UbiA family prenyltransferase, translating to MTDGSERMSRTTPSGIGVAVRRLVHISRPVLWINTIGSGLVAVWLTGALFDLRALPVILWLTLPFNLLIYGVNDIYDQDTDAANPRKGSIEGARIRQSEVRLIAWAVAIVNVPFLVFFLVTLPPLANAAILLYVGVFVFYSAPPLRFKARPFLDSLSNAAYALPLVIVPLALGVTPVWPAAIGLMAWSVAKHAFDAVQDIVEDRDAGIETTAVRLGARGTALWSGAWWIVSTVLFAVVSLPVAAVNLLIAGILVVSLLRHPTPETGHRLYRLSVAFPYIAGSFAGVLLMVSIVLGGAS from the coding sequence GTGACTGACGGCAGTGAGCGGATGTCGCGCACCACGCCGTCGGGGATCGGCGTGGCCGTGCGCCGCCTCGTGCACATCTCACGCCCGGTGCTGTGGATCAACACCATCGGTTCCGGCCTCGTCGCCGTCTGGCTCACCGGGGCGCTGTTCGACCTGCGGGCGCTGCCGGTCATCCTGTGGCTCACCCTGCCGTTCAACCTGCTCATCTACGGCGTCAACGACATCTACGACCAGGACACCGACGCGGCCAATCCGCGCAAGGGCTCCATCGAGGGTGCGCGGATCCGGCAGTCCGAGGTCCGGCTCATCGCCTGGGCCGTCGCGATCGTCAACGTCCCGTTCCTGGTCTTCTTCCTCGTCACGCTGCCGCCGCTCGCGAACGCCGCGATCCTGCTCTACGTGGGCGTCTTCGTCTTCTACTCGGCACCGCCGCTGCGTTTCAAGGCGCGGCCGTTCCTCGACTCGCTGAGCAACGCGGCCTACGCCCTGCCGCTCGTCATCGTGCCGCTGGCCCTCGGGGTGACGCCGGTGTGGCCGGCCGCGATCGGGCTGATGGCGTGGAGCGTCGCAAAGCACGCCTTCGACGCGGTCCAGGACATCGTGGAGGACCGTGATGCGGGCATCGAGACCACCGCGGTCCGGCTCGGCGCGCGCGGGACGGCCCTGTGGAGCGGCGCCTGGTGGATCGTCTCGACCGTGCTGTTCGCGGTGGTGAGCCTGCCCGTCGCCGCGGTCAACCTCCTGATCGCCGGCATCCTCGTGGTGAGCCTGCTGCGGCACCCGACGCCGGAGACCGGTCACCGGCTCTACCGACTGTCGGTCGCGTTCCCCTACATCGCGGGGTCGTTCGCCGGGGTGCTGCTCATGGTCTCGATCGTGCTCGGAGGCGCCTCGTGA
- the efeB gene encoding iron uptake transporter deferrochelatase/peroxidase subunit, which yields MTTPGHGMDAATHRLMVEAHARAGLTAAGTVCPAGVPTADTEPAPADPVPVPASAKTPAPRRPLGRRAFLTGAVGAGAGAAAAVGLTVGGVPGLQTEAAAATRADDASARTSYAFHGAHQAGITTPAQRQSAFLAFDTTVGSRAELADLLRTITERARALTRGGTPADVGITAPPADSGVLGPDVPADGLTVTASVGASLFDHRYGLAGQRPARLRTMEDFPNDDLDRSICDGDLLLQVCAHNTDTVLHAVRDIARATRGGMQVRWRQDGFGSPPRPSGTPRNLLGFKDGTGNPSTTDRDRMDELVWTRGDRDGEPAWVTGGSYHVVRTIRMFVEFWDRVSIQEQEEMIGRHRDSGAPLTRSDEFDDPRYQDDPTGDVIQMDAHIRLANPRTAEARKQQMLRRPYNYDNGTDANGNLDMGLLFACFQADLDRQFVAVQKRLVDEPLVDYVSPVGGGYYFALPGVRHADDWLGRGLLART from the coding sequence GTGACCACCCCCGGACACGGCATGGACGCTGCGACCCACCGCCTGATGGTCGAGGCGCACGCACGAGCCGGGCTCACCGCGGCGGGTACCGTCTGCCCCGCGGGCGTCCCGACCGCGGACACCGAGCCGGCGCCCGCAGACCCGGTGCCGGTGCCGGCATCGGCAAAGACACCGGCACCGCGCCGCCCACTCGGCCGCCGGGCGTTCCTGACGGGCGCGGTCGGCGCCGGAGCGGGAGCCGCTGCGGCGGTGGGCCTGACCGTCGGAGGGGTTCCGGGCCTCCAGACCGAGGCAGCCGCCGCGACCCGCGCGGACGACGCGAGCGCCCGGACGTCGTACGCGTTCCACGGCGCCCACCAGGCCGGGATCACCACGCCGGCGCAGCGACAGTCGGCGTTCCTGGCGTTCGACACGACCGTCGGCAGCCGCGCGGAACTCGCCGACCTGCTCCGCACCATCACCGAGCGTGCCCGGGCCCTGACCCGGGGTGGGACACCGGCGGACGTCGGCATCACCGCACCGCCGGCCGACTCCGGGGTCCTCGGCCCGGACGTCCCCGCCGACGGCCTGACCGTCACCGCCAGCGTCGGCGCGTCGCTCTTCGACCACCGGTACGGCCTGGCGGGACAGCGGCCGGCCCGACTCCGCACCATGGAGGACTTCCCGAACGACGACCTGGACCGGTCGATCTGCGACGGCGACCTGCTCCTGCAGGTGTGCGCCCACAACACGGACACGGTCCTGCACGCCGTCCGCGACATCGCCCGCGCGACCCGCGGCGGCATGCAGGTGCGGTGGCGACAGGACGGCTTCGGCTCCCCGCCCCGGCCGTCCGGCACACCCCGCAACCTGCTCGGCTTCAAGGACGGCACCGGGAACCCGTCGACCACCGACCGGGACCGGATGGACGAGCTCGTCTGGACCCGCGGCGACCGGGACGGCGAACCCGCCTGGGTGACCGGCGGCAGCTACCACGTCGTCCGCACCATCCGGATGTTCGTCGAGTTCTGGGACCGCGTCTCGATCCAGGAGCAGGAGGAGATGATCGGCCGCCACCGCGACTCCGGGGCGCCCCTGACCCGCAGCGACGAGTTCGACGACCCGCGCTACCAGGACGACCCCACCGGCGACGTCATCCAGATGGACGCGCACATCCGGCTCGCGAACCCGCGCACGGCCGAGGCCCGGAAGCAGCAGATGCTCCGTCGTCCGTACAACTACGACAACGGCACCGACGCGAACGGCAACCTCGACATGGGGCTGCTGTTCGCGTGCTTCCAGGCGGACCTCGACCGGCAGTTCGTGGCCGTGCAGAAGCGCCTGGTCGACGAGCCGCTCGTCGACTACGTCTCGCCGGTCGGCGGCGGCTACTACTTCGCCCTCCCCGGCGTCCGGCACGCGGACGACTGGCTGGGGCGCGGGCTCCTCGCCCGGACCTAG
- a CDS encoding HEAT repeat domain-containing protein, whose product MPTLSSYLTDPRPAVRLRAVMAAGTTPSVDELDLLVAQCAVEPDLQVREMLTWALVRLPADVVVPRLLDELDRPEAQARSQALHTLSKIRDGSVYPQVARLLGDVDPGVARTAWRAAALLAPEDGKPALARTLAVQLGHGDEETRLALSRAIAGLGAETASPVLDAAASHRSAAVREHAAETARLLEDPDAGSALALARARREVALGRTRSAKG is encoded by the coding sequence ATGCCGACGCTCTCCTCGTACCTCACCGACCCCCGCCCCGCCGTCCGTCTGCGGGCGGTGATGGCCGCCGGGACCACCCCCTCGGTGGACGAGCTGGACCTCCTCGTGGCGCAGTGCGCCGTGGAGCCGGACCTGCAGGTGCGGGAGATGCTCACGTGGGCGTTGGTGCGCCTCCCGGCCGACGTGGTCGTCCCGCGCCTGCTCGACGAACTGGACCGACCGGAGGCGCAGGCGCGGAGTCAGGCTCTGCACACCCTGTCGAAGATCCGCGACGGGTCGGTGTACCCGCAGGTGGCGCGGCTGCTCGGTGACGTCGACCCCGGGGTCGCGCGGACGGCGTGGCGCGCTGCGGCGCTGCTCGCCCCGGAGGACGGCAAGCCCGCGCTGGCTCGGACCCTCGCGGTGCAGCTCGGCCACGGGGACGAGGAGACCCGGCTGGCACTGAGCCGCGCGATCGCCGGGCTCGGGGCGGAGACCGCCTCGCCGGTCCTGGACGCGGCGGCGTCGCACCGGAGCGCGGCCGTCCGGGAGCACGCGGCCGAGACCGCGCGGTTGCTGGAGGACCCGGACGCCGGGTCAGCGCTGGCGCTCGCCCGGGCGCGGCGTGAGGTCGCCCTCGGTCGGACGCGTTCGGCGAAGGGCTGA
- a CDS encoding aldo/keto reductase — protein sequence MPRIGSSDLTVFPLALGGNVFGWTADEATSHRVLDAYTGAGGDFIDTADVYSAWGDGNSGGESETVIGSWFAASGKRDDVTIATKVSQHPEFPGLSADNVAKAARASLQRLGTDRIDLYYAHFDDQDTPLEETVRAFDQLVREGLVRYTAISNYSDERAAEWIRLAKEHDLAVPVAIQPHYNLVTREPYESDIAPLAAREHLGVVPYFALAAGFLTGKYRTKQDFAGKDREGQVSGYFSDQGLAVVEALSEIASAHSAEIASVALAWLQAQPDVVAPIASARNTEQLPALLASAELDLSAEELQTLTDVSAAVPASS from the coding sequence ATGCCCCGCATCGGCTCCAGTGACCTCACCGTCTTCCCCCTCGCCCTCGGAGGCAACGTCTTCGGCTGGACCGCGGACGAGGCCACCTCGCACCGGGTCCTCGACGCCTACACGGGTGCCGGCGGCGACTTCATCGACACCGCGGACGTGTACTCGGCGTGGGGTGACGGCAACTCCGGCGGCGAGTCCGAGACCGTGATCGGCTCGTGGTTCGCCGCGTCCGGCAAGCGTGACGACGTGACGATCGCCACGAAGGTGTCGCAGCACCCCGAGTTCCCCGGTCTGTCGGCGGACAACGTCGCGAAGGCCGCACGCGCCAGCCTGCAGCGCCTCGGCACCGACCGGATCGACCTCTACTACGCCCACTTCGACGACCAGGACACCCCGCTGGAGGAGACCGTCCGCGCGTTCGACCAGCTCGTCCGCGAAGGCCTGGTCCGCTACACCGCCATCTCGAACTACTCGGACGAGCGCGCCGCGGAGTGGATCCGCCTGGCGAAGGAGCACGACCTGGCCGTGCCGGTCGCGATCCAGCCGCACTACAACCTCGTCACCCGCGAGCCCTACGAGTCCGACATCGCACCGCTCGCCGCTCGCGAGCACCTGGGCGTCGTGCCGTACTTCGCACTGGCCGCCGGCTTCCTGACGGGCAAGTACCGGACGAAGCAGGACTTCGCGGGCAAGGACCGCGAGGGCCAGGTCTCCGGCTACTTCTCCGACCAGGGTCTCGCCGTCGTCGAGGCCCTGTCCGAGATCGCGTCGGCGCACTCCGCCGAGATCGCCTCGGTCGCGCTCGCCTGGCTGCAGGCGCAGCCGGACGTCGTCGCGCCGATCGCGTCGGCGCGCAACACCGAGCAGCTGCCGGCGCTCCTCGCCTCGGCGGAGCTCGACCTCAGCGCCGAGGAGCTGCAGACGCTCACCGACGTGTCGGCAGCGGTCCCCGCGTCCTCCTGA